One Fusobacterium nucleatum genomic window carries:
- the atpE gene encoding ATP synthase F0 subunit C, which produces MDLLTAKTIVLGCSAVGAGLAMIAGLGPGIGEGYAAGKAVESVARQPEARGSIISTMILGQAVAESTGIYSLVIALILLYANPFINQLG; this is translated from the coding sequence ATGGATTTATTAACAGCAAAAACAATAGTTTTAGGATGTTCAGCAGTAGGTGCAGGACTTGCTATGATAGCAGGATTAGGACCAGGGATTGGAGAAGGATATGCAGCAGGAAAAGCAGTTGAATCTGTTGCAAGACAACCAGAAGCGAGAGGAAGTATTATCTCTACAATGATACTAGGGCAAGCAGTAGCAGAATCAACAGGTATCTACTCACTAGTTATAGCTTTAATTTTACTTTATGCAAATCCTTTCATAAATCAATTAGGATAA
- the rimI gene encoding ribosomal protein S18-alanine N-acetyltransferase encodes MIIKLTSNDVEYIKQIFNCEKEIFKNSAFNKSYIETLIKGNNSFVYVYLIEDKICGYLMVLDSIDVYEILAIATIEKYRNKGIAQELLDKIKTKDIFLEVRESNQVAINFYKKNKFNQISIRKNYYSEPNENAIIMKLEVNNEQ; translated from the coding sequence ATGATAATAAAATTAACAAGTAATGATGTAGAATATATAAAACAAATTTTTAATTGTGAGAAAGAAATTTTTAAAAATTCTGCTTTCAATAAAAGTTATATAGAAACTTTAATAAAAGGCAACAATTCTTTTGTCTACGTTTATTTGATAGAAGATAAAATTTGTGGATATTTAATGGTTCTTGATAGCATAGATGTATATGAAATTCTTGCAATAGCAACTATTGAAAAATATAGAAATAAAGGTATTGCTCAAGAACTTTTAGATAAAATAAAAACAAAAGATATTTTTTTAGAAGTGAGAGAAAGTAATCAAGTAGCTATAAATTTTTATAAAAAAAATAAATTTAATCAAATATCAATTAGAAAAAATTATTATTCAGAACCAAATGAAAATGCTATTATAATGAAATTGGAGGTAAACAATGAGCAATGA
- the recJ gene encoding single-stranded-DNA-specific exonuclease RecJ, with protein sequence MKKNTKWLLENKTNYEKIFEDKREKKLDFIIEDLIENRNLSLDTNFDFNPFDLKDMDIATQRIFEAIKNNQKIYIYGDYDVDGITSVSLLYLALSELGANVNYYIPLRDEGYGLNKDAIQNLKNENADLVISVDCGINSIEDINFANELNLDFIITDHHEITGDIPKALAIINPKREENIYSFKYLAGVGTAFMLVYALYIKMNKLNDLEKYLDIVAIGTVADIVPLISDNRKFVKRGLETLRNSKWIGIKQLLRKIFPDNWDTREYFAYDIGYIIAPIFNAAGRLEDAKQAVTLFIEEDGFRCLSIIEKLLENNIERKNIQKKILEMSIIEIEKKQLYNKNLILVANKSFHHGVIGIVASKILDKYYKPTIIMEIKENEGIATASCRSIDGLNIVECLNSVSDILVKYGGHSGAAGFTIKIENIEEFYQRIDRYIEENFNKDLFIKKLKIEKILAPYKVNYEFLKELEILEPYGAKNHTPIFAFRNCQYENLRFTKNSTEHLMLDIKKDGYNFKNCIFFGGGDYYDIISSSKNIDIAFKLKLETFKDRYMYKLQLEDIKNSNDNIDFQDDYLELNGRDISFPVETVVYPKRPDIEEPLNLIFNDYGVAITKNRTIIENIDNNLAKILTVLKNKFNYKFTIKIKKKYLKSENINLYLEIDTLKNETLKSFPLKDALIFKKIKNLLIRDFEYNSIQRKVLASIFKDKKKTLVVMDRKRGATTIIDTIKFYCKYRNLTFSINNEKEKVDFYIFENFTEIEKINSLITNNILIISSKNIEVNNFNKIIDDYSIPKNIEYIDYSDISVFKRNNNLYYPFLTDEEKNNMLELIRENKVVFSTREIIVHF encoded by the coding sequence ATGAAAAAAAATACAAAATGGCTTTTAGAAAATAAAACTAATTATGAAAAAATTTTTGAGGATAAAAGAGAAAAAAAATTAGATTTTATTATTGAAGATTTAATTGAAAATAGAAATCTATCTCTTGATACAAATTTTGATTTTAATCCTTTTGATTTAAAAGATATGGATATAGCTACTCAAAGAATTTTTGAAGCTATAAAAAATAATCAAAAAATTTATATCTATGGAGATTATGATGTAGATGGAATAACATCTGTTTCCCTTTTATATTTGGCACTTTCTGAACTAGGTGCAAATGTAAATTACTATATACCTTTAAGAGATGAAGGTTATGGTTTAAATAAAGATGCAATACAAAATTTAAAAAATGAGAATGCAGACTTAGTTATTAGTGTAGATTGTGGAATAAATTCAATAGAGGATATTAATTTTGCTAATGAATTAAATTTAGATTTTATAATAACAGACCATCATGAGATAACTGGTGATATTCCTAAAGCACTTGCTATTATAAATCCTAAGAGAGAAGAAAATATATATTCTTTTAAATATTTGGCAGGGGTTGGAACTGCTTTTATGTTAGTCTATGCACTATATATTAAAATGAATAAATTAAATGACTTAGAAAAATATTTAGATATAGTAGCAATAGGTACAGTAGCTGATATTGTTCCTTTAATATCTGATAATAGAAAATTTGTAAAAAGGGGTTTAGAAACTTTAAGAAATAGTAAATGGATAGGAATTAAGCAATTACTTAGAAAAATATTTCCTGATAATTGGGATACAAGAGAATATTTTGCTTATGATATAGGTTATATTATTGCACCAATTTTTAATGCTGCAGGGCGCTTAGAAGATGCAAAACAAGCTGTTACTCTATTTATAGAAGAAGATGGTTTTAGATGTCTTTCAATTATTGAAAAACTTTTAGAAAATAACATAGAAAGAAAAAATATTCAAAAAAAGATTTTAGAAATGTCTATTATTGAGATTGAAAAAAAACAGCTATATAACAAAAATTTAATTTTAGTTGCAAATAAATCCTTTCATCATGGTGTTATTGGAATAGTTGCTTCAAAGATTTTAGATAAATACTATAAGCCAACTATAATTATGGAAATTAAAGAAAATGAGGGTATTGCTACTGCTTCTTGTAGAAGTATTGATGGTTTAAATATAGTTGAATGTTTAAACTCTGTTTCTGATATTTTAGTTAAATATGGAGGACATTCAGGAGCAGCAGGTTTTACAATTAAAATAGAAAATATAGAAGAATTTTATCAAAGAATAGATAGATATATAGAAGAAAATTTTAATAAAGATTTATTTATAAAGAAATTAAAAATAGAAAAAATATTAGCACCATATAAAGTGAATTATGAATTCTTAAAAGAGTTAGAGATTTTAGAGCCATATGGAGCTAAAAATCATACTCCTATTTTTGCTTTTAGGAATTGTCAATATGAAAATTTAAGATTTACAAAAAATAGCACAGAACATTTGATGTTAGATATAAAAAAAGATGGATATAACTTTAAAAACTGTATATTTTTTGGCGGTGGAGATTATTATGATATTATTTCAAGTTCAAAGAATATTGATATAGCTTTTAAATTAAAATTGGAAACTTTCAAAGATAGGTATATGTATAAATTACAACTTGAAGATATTAAAAACTCCAATGATAATATTGATTTTCAAGATGATTATTTAGAATTAAATGGAAGAGATATTTCTTTCCCAGTAGAAACTGTTGTATATCCTAAAAGACCAGATATAGAAGAGCCTTTAAATTTAATTTTTAATGATTATGGTGTGGCTATAACTAAGAATAGAACAATTATTGAAAATATAGATAATAATTTAGCAAAAATTTTAACTGTTTTGAAAAATAAATTTAATTATAAGTTTACTATAAAAATTAAAAAGAAATATTTAAAAAGTGAAAATATAAATTTATATTTAGAAATTGATACTTTAAAAAATGAAACTTTAAAATCATTCCCATTAAAAGATGCTTTAATATTTAAAAAAATTAAAAATCTTTTAATTAGAGATTTTGAGTACAATTCAATACAGAGAAAAGTACTTGCTTCAATTTTTAAAGATAAGAAAAAAACTTTGGTAGTTATGGATAGAAAAAGAGGAGCAACGACAATAATTGACACTATTAAATTTTATTGTAAATATAGGAATTTAACCTTTTCTATAAATAATGAAAAAGAAAAAGTAGATTTTTATATTTTTGAAAATTTTACTGAAATAGAAAAAATCAATTCTCTAATAACAAATAATATTCTTATAATTTCAAGTAAAAATATTGAAGTTAATAACTTTAATAAAATTATAGATGATTATTCTATACCTAAGAATATTGAGTATATTGATTATAGTGATATAAGTGTTTTTAAAAGAAATAATAATTTATATTATCCATTTTTAACTGATGAAGAAAAAAATAATATGTTAGAGTTGATAAGGGAAAATAAAGTTGTATTTTCAACAAGAGAAATAATTGTACATTTTTAG
- the purB gene encoding adenylosuccinate lyase gives MSNEIYSNPLCERYSSKEMMYNFSPDKKFSTWRKLWIALAESEKELGLDISQEQIDEMKKNIHNIDYELAAKKEKEFRHDVMAHVHTFGTQAPLAMPIIHLGATSAFVGDNTDLIQIKDGLEIIKAKLINVMSNLSKFALDNKNIATLGFTHFQAAQLTTVGKRATLWLQSLLLDLEELEFREKTLRFRGVKGTTGTQASFKDLFNGDFSKVEELDILVSKKMGFDKRFAVTGQTYDRKVDSEIMNLLANIAQSAHKFTNDLRLLQHLKEVEEPFEKSQIGSSAMAYKRNPMRSERISSLAKFVIALQQSTAMVASTQWFERTLDDSANKRLSLPQAFLAVDAILIIWNNIMEGLVVYDKIIEKHIMSELPFMATEYIIMECVKAGGDRQELHERIRVHSMEAGKQVKVEGKDNDLIDRIVNDDYFKLDKAKLLSILEPKNFIGFASEQTEKFINIEIKPILEKYKSLIGMDSELKV, from the coding sequence ATGAGCAATGAAATTTATTCAAACCCATTATGTGAAAGATACAGTTCAAAGGAAATGATGTATAACTTTTCGCCTGATAAAAAGTTTTCAACTTGGAGAAAACTTTGGATTGCACTTGCAGAATCTGAAAAAGAATTAGGACTTGATATATCACAAGAACAAATTGATGAAATGAAAAAAAATATTCATAACATAGATTATGAGCTAGCAGCAAAAAAAGAAAAAGAGTTTAGACATGATGTTATGGCTCATGTACATACATTTGGAACTCAAGCACCTTTAGCTATGCCTATTATTCACTTAGGAGCAACAAGTGCTTTTGTTGGAGATAACACAGACTTAATTCAAATTAAAGATGGTCTTGAAATAATAAAAGCTAAACTTATAAATGTTATGAGCAATCTTTCTAAGTTTGCTTTAGATAATAAAAATATAGCAACTTTAGGATTTACACATTTCCAAGCTGCTCAACTTACAACAGTAGGAAAAAGAGCAACATTATGGCTACAATCTTTATTGTTAGATTTAGAAGAATTAGAATTTAGAGAAAAAACTCTAAGATTTAGAGGTGTAAAGGGAACAACTGGAACACAAGCAAGTTTTAAAGATTTATTCAATGGAGATTTTTCAAAAGTTGAAGAATTAGATATTTTAGTTTCTAAAAAAATGGGCTTTGATAAAAGATTTGCAGTAACAGGTCAAACTTATGATAGAAAAGTTGATTCAGAAATAATGAACTTACTTGCAAATATAGCTCAATCTGCTCATAAGTTTACTAATGATTTAAGATTATTACAACATTTAAAAGAAGTTGAAGAACCTTTTGAAAAGAGCCAAATAGGTTCATCTGCAATGGCATATAAAAGAAATCCTATGAGAAGTGAAAGAATCTCATCTCTTGCTAAGTTTGTTATAGCATTACAACAAAGTACAGCTATGGTAGCTTCAACTCAATGGTTTGAAAGAACTCTTGATGATTCAGCTAACAAAAGATTATCATTACCTCAAGCATTTTTAGCTGTAGATGCCATATTAATTATTTGGAATAATATTATGGAAGGTTTGGTAGTATATGATAAAATAATAGAAAAACATATAATGAGTGAACTTCCATTTATGGCAACTGAATATATAATAATGGAATGTGTAAAAGCTGGTGGAGATAGACAAGAATTACATGAAAGAATAAGAGTTCATTCTATGGAAGCTGGTAAACAAGTAAAGGTTGAAGGAAAAGATAACGATTTAATAGATAGAATAGTTAATGATGATTATTTTAAATTAGATAAAGCTAAATTACTTTCTATTTTAGAACCTAAAAACTTTATTGGTTTTGCTTCTGAACAAACAGAAAAATTTATTAATATTGAAATCAAACCTATATTAGAAAAGTATAAATCTCTTATAGGAATGGACTCAGAGTTGAAGGTATAA
- the atpH gene encoding ATP synthase F1 subunit delta: MIKSQVGRRYSKAIFEIAEEKNQVKEIYEMLNSAMVLYRTDKEFKNFILNPLIDNEQKKSVLNEIFGKDNSENLNILLYILDKGRINCIKYIVAEYLKIYYRKNRILDVKATFTKELTDEQKKKLIDKLSQKTGKEINLEIKIDKDILGGGIIKIGDKIIDGSIRRELDNWKKS, encoded by the coding sequence ATGATAAAATCACAAGTAGGAAGAAGATATTCCAAAGCAATTTTTGAAATTGCAGAAGAAAAAAATCAAGTTAAAGAAATTTATGAAATGTTAAATTCGGCTATGGTTCTTTATAGAACAGATAAAGAATTTAAGAATTTTATTTTAAATCCTTTAATTGATAATGAACAAAAAAAATCAGTTTTAAATGAAATTTTTGGAAAAGATAATAGTGAAAATTTAAATATTTTATTATATATTTTAGATAAAGGAAGAATAAATTGTATAAAATATATAGTTGCTGAATATTTAAAAATTTATTATAGAAAGAATAGAATTTTAGATGTAAAAGCTACTTTTACAAAAGAATTAACTGATGAACAAAAGAAAAAACTTATTGATAAATTATCTCAAAAAACTGGAAAAGAAATCAATCTTGAAATAAAAATTGATAAAGATATTCTAGGTGGAGGAATCATTAAAATAGGTGATAAAATTATTGATGGTTCTATCCGTAGAGAGTTAGATAATTGGAAAAAAAGTTAA
- the glmM gene encoding phosphoglucosamine mutase, with protein MGRYFGTDGIRGEANRELTVDKALRLGYALGYYLKNNNPNEEKIKVIMGSDTRISGYMLRSALTAGLTSMGIYIDFVGVIPTPGVAYITKIKNAKAGIMISASHNPAKDNGIKIFNSEGYKLSDEIENQIEDYMDNLDEILANPLAGDKVGKFKYAEDEYFQYKNYLTQCVEGNFKDMKIVLDTANGAAYRTAKDVFLDLRAELVVINDAPNGRNINVKCGSTHPEILAKVVVGYEADLGLAYDGDADRLIAVDKFGNVIDGDKIIGILALGMKQNGKLKNNKVVTTVMSNIGFEKYLKENNIELLRANVGDRYVLEKMIAEDVVIGGEQSGHIILKDYATTGDGVLSSLKLVEVIRNTGKDLHELVSAIKDAPQTLINVKVDNSKKNTWDKNEEIMSFINDANQKYKDEVRILVRKSGTEPLIRVMTEGDNKQLVHKLAEDIAQLIEKELN; from the coding sequence ATGGGAAGGTACTTTGGAACGGATGGAATTAGAGGAGAAGCAAACAGGGAATTAACAGTTGATAAAGCATTAAGACTTGGTTATGCACTTGGTTATTATTTAAAAAATAATAATCCAAATGAAGAAAAAATAAAAGTTATTATGGGAAGTGACACTAGAATATCTGGTTACATGCTTAGATCTGCATTAACAGCTGGACTTACTTCAATGGGAATCTATATAGATTTTGTTGGAGTTATTCCTACACCAGGAGTTGCCTATATAACAAAAATAAAAAATGCTAAAGCTGGGATTATGATTTCTGCATCACACAATCCTGCAAAAGACAATGGAATAAAAATATTTAATTCAGAGGGATATAAACTTTCTGATGAAATTGAAAATCAAATTGAAGATTATATGGATAATTTAGATGAGATTTTAGCTAATCCATTAGCTGGAGATAAAGTAGGAAAATTTAAATATGCTGAAGATGAATACTTCCAATATAAAAATTATCTTACTCAGTGTGTAGAAGGTAATTTTAAAGATATGAAAATTGTTCTTGATACAGCTAATGGTGCTGCATATAGAACTGCAAAAGATGTATTTTTAGATTTAAGAGCAGAACTTGTTGTTATAAATGATGCTCCTAATGGAAGAAATATCAATGTAAAATGTGGTTCAACTCACCCAGAAATCTTAGCAAAAGTTGTTGTAGGTTATGAAGCAGATTTAGGATTAGCTTATGATGGAGATGCTGATAGACTTATAGCAGTTGATAAATTTGGAAATGTTATAGATGGAGATAAAATTATAGGAATTTTAGCTCTTGGTATGAAACAAAATGGAAAGTTAAAAAATAACAAGGTTGTTACAACTGTTATGAGTAATATAGGTTTTGAAAAGTATTTAAAAGAAAATAATATAGAACTTTTAAGAGCAAATGTTGGAGATAGATATGTTCTTGAAAAAATGATAGCAGAAGATGTTGTTATTGGTGGAGAACAATCAGGACATATTATTTTAAAAGATTATGCTACAACAGGAGATGGTGTATTGTCTTCATTAAAGCTTGTTGAAGTTATTAGAAATACTGGAAAAGATTTACATGAATTGGTTTCAGCAATAAAAGATGCACCTCAAACTTTAATAAATGTAAAAGTTGATAATTCTAAGAAGAATACTTGGGATAAAAATGAAGAAATAATGTCTTTTATTAATGATGCAAATCAAAAATATAAAGATGAAGTTAGAATTTTAGTGAGAAAATCTGGAACAGAACCTTTGATAAGAGTAATGACTGAAGGAGATAACAAACAACTTGTTCATAAACTTGCAGAAGATATTGCTCAATTAATAGAAAAAGAATTAAATTAA
- the atpF gene encoding F0F1 ATP synthase subunit B — MPIISIDSTFFWQIINFFLLLFIVKKYFKEPISKIINERKQKIEAELVEATKNKKEAEQLLKEAEAQINSSRKEATEIVKAAQRKAEEEAHNLIKEARENRENILKTTELEITKIKNDAKEELGREVKNLAAELAEKIIKEKVDDVQEISLIDKFIAEVGEDK; from the coding sequence GTGCCAATAATATCTATTGATTCTACTTTTTTCTGGCAAATTATTAACTTTTTTCTTCTTTTGTTTATTGTAAAAAAATATTTTAAAGAACCTATATCAAAGATAATAAATGAAAGAAAGCAAAAAATAGAAGCTGAACTTGTTGAAGCAACTAAAAATAAAAAAGAGGCTGAACAACTTTTAAAAGAGGCTGAAGCTCAAATTAATTCTTCAAGAAAAGAAGCTACTGAAATAGTTAAAGCTGCTCAAAGAAAAGCAGAAGAAGAAGCTCATAATCTTATTAAAGAAGCTAGAGAAAATAGAGAGAATATTTTAAAAACAACTGAATTAGAAATTACAAAAATCAAAAATGATGCTAAAGAAGAATTAGGTAGAGAAGTTAAAAACTTAGCTGCTGAACTTGCTGAAAAAATCATAAAAGAAAAGGTTGATGATGTTCAAGAAATTTCGCTTATAGATAAATTTATAGCAGAGGTAGGCGAAGATAAATGA
- the atpB gene encoding F0F1 ATP synthase subunit A: MILGPIEFTTGPLVSGPDIIFSIFGIPISSTVVTTWFVLLVFYLFFKLGTRNLQLIPGKFQSVLEGIYEFLDGTIGQILGVWKKKYYTFFASLFLFIFLSNIITFFPIPWFSIKDGIFVIYPAFRAPTADLNTTIGLALIVTTLFISINIKNNGIFGYLKGFADPTPVMLPLNVVGEFAKPLNISMRLFGNMFAGMVIMGLIYMAVPYFVPAALHLYFDLFAGLVQSFVFVTLSMVYVQGSIGDAEYTD; this comes from the coding sequence GTGATACTAGGACCAATAGAGTTTACAACAGGACCTTTAGTATCTGGACCAGATATTATATTTTCAATATTTGGTATTCCTATTAGTTCCACTGTGGTTACAACTTGGTTTGTTCTACTTGTTTTCTATTTATTCTTTAAATTAGGAACTAGAAATTTACAATTAATACCTGGAAAATTTCAGTCAGTTCTTGAAGGAATTTATGAATTTTTAGATGGAACTATTGGGCAAATATTAGGAGTTTGGAAAAAGAAATATTACACATTTTTTGCAAGTTTATTCTTGTTTATATTTTTATCAAATATAATAACATTTTTCCCTATTCCATGGTTTAGTATAAAAGATGGTATATTTGTTATTTATCCTGCATTTAGAGCTCCAACAGCTGATTTGAATACTACAATTGGTTTAGCTTTAATTGTAACAACATTATTTATATCAATAAATATAAAAAATAATGGAATATTTGGATATTTAAAAGGTTTTGCAGACCCTACACCAGTTATGTTACCACTGAATGTAGTGGGAGAATTCGCTAAACCACTAAATATATCTATGAGATTGTTTGGGAACATGTTTGCAGGTATGGTTATAATGGGACTTATTTATATGGCAGTACCTTATTTTGTTCCAGCAGCTCTGCATTTATACTTTGATTTATTTGCAGGTTTAGTACAAAGTTTTGTTTTCGTTACTCTTTCTATGGTATATGTTCAAGGCTCAATAGGAGATGCAGAGTATACTGATTAG
- the lepB gene encoding signal peptidase I — protein sequence MKTVFYGIFYFFLTLFFIYIFAKEKDLAKKFDVHRENFANKITKSFNIKSDKKVKYFKKTLYYIETIGTALILVVVIQKFYIGNFKIPTGSMIPTIEIGDRVFADMVSYKFTTPKRNTIVIFDEPMRDEDLYTKRVMGLPGEKIRIEDEALYVNGEKTKFRRYSDDGIGNQEWRIPQKGDKLKIIPAGNYREALEKAGVDVNAIVEEAFYKESFEFFKNIYYGLKHKIFDKLNIKYDITEYINHRNDYRKQGTLSIVEIIMPNLKFIVNEEETGPILDFISDEDIRNKLLNGETVEIILEDNYYLALGDNTDNSKDSRYIGFIKESRIKGRAFIRFWPLNRIGLIKEPK from the coding sequence ATGAAAACAGTATTTTATGGAATATTTTATTTTTTTCTAACACTTTTTTTTATCTATATATTTGCCAAAGAAAAAGATTTAGCTAAAAAATTCGATGTTCATAGAGAAAACTTTGCTAATAAAATAACAAAAAGTTTCAACATAAAAAGTGACAAGAAAGTTAAATATTTCAAAAAAACTCTTTATTATATTGAAACAATAGGAACAGCACTTATATTAGTTGTAGTTATTCAAAAATTTTATATAGGAAATTTTAAGATTCCAACTGGTTCAATGATCCCTACAATAGAAATAGGAGATAGAGTTTTTGCTGATATGGTTTCATATAAATTTACAACACCTAAAAGAAATACTATTGTAATTTTTGATGAACCTATGAGAGATGAAGATTTATATACAAAAAGAGTAATGGGATTACCTGGAGAAAAAATTAGAATAGAGGATGAAGCACTATATGTAAATGGAGAAAAAACAAAATTTAGAAGATATAGTGATGACGGAATAGGAAACCAAGAATGGAGAATTCCACAAAAAGGAGATAAGTTAAAAATTATTCCTGCAGGAAACTATAGGGAAGCTCTTGAAAAAGCAGGGGTAGATGTTAATGCTATTGTAGAAGAAGCTTTTTATAAAGAATCATTTGAGTTTTTTAAAAATATTTATTATGGTTTAAAACATAAAATTTTTGACAAATTAAATATAAAATATGATATTACTGAATATATTAATCATAGAAATGATTATAGAAAACAAGGAACATTATCTATTGTGGAAATAATTATGCCTAATTTAAAATTTATTGTTAATGAAGAAGAAACAGGACCTATTTTAGATTTTATATCTGATGAAGATATAAGAAATAAACTATTAAATGGGGAAACAGTAGAAATTATTTTGGAAGATAACTACTATTTAGCTTTAGGTGATAATACAGATAATAGTAAAGATTCAAGATACATAGGTTTTATTAAAGAAAGTAGAATAAAAGGAAGAGCTTTTATAAGATTTTGGCCTTTAAATAGAATAGGATTAATAAAAGAACCTAAATAA
- a CDS encoding ABC transporter substrate-binding protein, translating to MKKFIKFLLMSISVMFMFVACGGSDKEKAEATPEAQGSNELVIYSPNADDEVNKIIPAFEKATGIKVILQSMGSGDVLARISAEKENPQADINWGAISMGVLATTPDLWESYTSENEKNVPDAYKNTTGFFTNYKLDGSAALLVNKDVFAKLGLDPEKFTGYKDLLWPELKGKIAMGDPTASSSAIAELTNMLLVMGEKPYDEKAWEFVEKFVGQLDGTILSSSSQIYKATADGEYAVGVTYENPAVTLLQDGATNLKLVYPDEGAVWLPGAAAIVKNAPHMENAKKFIDFLISDEGQKIVAETSTRPVNTAIKNTSEFIKPFDEIKVAYEDIPYCAEHRKEWQERWTNILTK from the coding sequence ATGAAAAAGTTTATTAAATTTTTATTGATGTCAATTAGTGTTATGTTTATGTTTGTTGCTTGTGGTGGTTCAGATAAAGAAAAAGCAGAAGCAACACCTGAAGCTCAAGGGTCAAATGAGTTAGTAATTTATTCACCAAATGCTGATGATGAAGTAAATAAAATAATTCCAGCTTTTGAAAAAGCTACTGGAATAAAAGTTATTTTACAATCAATGGGAAGTGGAGATGTTCTTGCTAGAATTTCTGCTGAAAAAGAAAATCCTCAAGCTGATATTAACTGGGGAGCTATAAGTATGGGTGTTCTTGCAACTACTCCTGATTTATGGGAAAGTTATACTTCTGAAAATGAAAAAAATGTTCCTGATGCTTATAAAAATACTACTGGTTTCTTTACAAACTATAAACTAGATGGTAGTGCAGCATTACTTGTAAATAAAGATGTATTTGCAAAATTAGGACTAGACCCTGAAAAATTTACTGGATATAAAGATTTATTATGGCCAGAATTAAAAGGAAAAATTGCAATGGGAGACCCAACAGCAAGTAGTAGTGCTATAGCAGAACTTACAAATATGTTACTTGTTATGGGAGAAAAACCTTATGATGAAAAAGCTTGGGAATTTGTTGAAAAATTTGTTGGACAATTAGATGGAACAATTTTATCTTCATCTTCTCAAATATATAAAGCTACTGCAGATGGGGAATATGCAGTTGGAGTTACTTATGAAAATCCAGCAGTAACATTACTTCAAGATGGAGCAACAAACTTAAAACTTGTTTATCCAGATGAAGGAGCAGTATGGTTACCAGGAGCTGCTGCAATAGTTAAAAATGCACCTCATATGGAAAATGCTAAAAAGTTTATAGATTTCTTAATTTCAGATGAAGGACAAAAAATCGTTGCTGAAACTTCAACAAGACCAGTAAATACAGCTATAAAAAATACAAGTGAATTTATAAAACCATTTGATGAAATTAAAGTTGCCTATGAAGACATTCCTTACTGTGCAGAACATAGAAAAGAATGGCAAGAAAGATGGACTAATATATTAACAAAATAG
- a CDS encoding Gx transporter family protein, producing the protein MIKKEYREEIYLVALVLLGLYLSLIENIIPKPFPWMKIGLSNISVLIALEKFNSKMALQTILLRVFIQALMLGTLFTPNFIISFSAGLISTLFMIFLYKFRKYLSLLSISCISAFTHNLLQLIVVYFLLFRNISLNSKSIIIFIVIFLGLGVIMGLITGIIATKINLKRNKI; encoded by the coding sequence ATGATAAAAAAAGAATACAGAGAAGAAATTTATCTGGTAGCCTTAGTGCTTTTAGGTCTGTATCTTTCTCTTATTGAAAATATAATACCTAAACCATTTCCTTGGATGAAAATTGGTTTATCAAATATATCTGTACTTATAGCACTTGAGAAATTTAATTCAAAAATGGCTTTACAAACAATATTACTTAGAGTTTTTATACAGGCTCTTATGTTAGGAACATTGTTTACTCCCAACTTTATTATAAGTTTTAGTGCAGGACTTATAAGTACATTATTTATGATCTTTCTTTACAAATTTAGAAAATACCTATCATTATTATCTATTAGTTGTATTTCAGCATTTACTCATAATCTTTTACAACTTATAGTAGTATATTTCTTACTATTTAGAAATATATCATTAAATAGTAAATCAATAATAATTTTTATAGTTATTTTCTTAGGATTAGGTGTAATTATGGGCCTAATAACGGGAATTATAGCTACAAAAATAAATTTAAAAAGAAATAAAATTTAA